A stretch of Lujinxingia sediminis DNA encodes these proteins:
- a CDS encoding tetratricopeptide repeat protein has product MMKFLLRHRPHSTAWLLAALLLAGCAHDLQRGEEALRAGDAARAEQIAREQLDEEPSDARANLLLAEALEAQGNHQQALRPATLAENSGEFGARASTLVARINEALNEPAEAALAYLRAREHDVAAVDDASLAELLEAGITHAEVRQQVSTLIRLRGALRGINPDHPAAALERLRADALAYADDRVARRQYVDAVELLESTLAEDPDFEAGAAQLGELYLRLDLPDEALRVWRDAASRAPDTEERSRRLASYADRASEFEAYTAAIALFNDAIGLLNPPHPELASLHARTARAYVSAEQPARAEAALRASIDNLPAPPTAADYTRVARLAADNGAPQVALNLLLDASESVALDWPMTELLANLLAARARLDEVETLINRFVEDNPPTHLALGRAASWAQQRNNLPLARSLYERALQFAETPDDANLALGMVLMELKEREAMLQAFMAYLQAVDMETSSVLQITALLTRERFFEEAERLLKRLGGQARQDIRVVEALASLYATWGRPADAEATYDAWIASRGNKEEDLRFVAERFWRLGDPGRALSYYERSAGAGNHRSWLNAADINFEQGRFPAMSTSLERYIANSPPEERESALADALMRYRRANLPDRVESTLQALLEQAPEDWRWVEQLADLYFDTGRDEPAIAILAQFIAVTDIPAQAFEGILARLSARQRASAALPLARQIFGERDDYTSNRVFGDVYDAMSREASPDDATELRRRAAQHYRRALERTQDTPEGWSEQADALLRDWSRQADRWRQRHFFEVARLAYERAIAQGNSPTSVAIPYAETLLQLGEFERAEATLEQLHRDRSRSIRDAIRIAELLMKFGRYEAAEPYLKLLFASPDADANRQGFTLLATMYRQQDRLDELNPLIDSYLAKAPNTLIARQLILSTLESAGMWDEAIDQLERIASMAPGDHTYLIALNHFRAGRTDKASTMLTRWASESTQTEMWLAASDFLANHGEVQRALTLLDEGVQRAPGDRALRLQRATLRARAGHIDPALEDASYCLQEADGCPEELLTRFADALSAAGRFDLIAPFADQLSFNQLHFVGQSPGHIHPTLLSSDPARVRAFADSVSGLGGGVHEIVSQLDDAGYYALAQEMLEDELQQGDATTGAELLIARQLAVTPGAAVNDLLVTLRPVIDPLERNNDYFVGPVGDTLMRMGRRDEAIVYLRAAVDAGDLSYLGQLAQALILEGQFDEGMDLLIRAVEAPIAPTGNAADAAMRLELAAQPELARRLLQELSARPTTTAEAFPLKIHYDLEYHGDVHQALSDVNTHLDWMRQLRGADFGKALSSNAIEDAIIGALETIASLGYIDAVLPHLDTLPAELRESPRLGRLRLHAAMLRGDDEAIDAAVKALLASANNAPEARREITLQLLAFGHTARANAVLAPLTETRASDPTDLALQLALLRAENAPDAAITDAAEAHINASADRQLARTLVSQHLSNLALDDLALDIARRGAARIPVASELGLALNAALIDGDLDTLHALLPQAMRTADEPEAVLGNLYHRSRFSPDIRVPLAILDHLQAIHPASISWEIERIYLRFRNGDVDEARERMLAMVERTEAHPSVVDALIAMLSSERLDVEIARVLAGELNIDTLGPLHLGAIAEAELALGFEERARPWLERLDALAGSPSNRVAIAANLNKRRRYAAALQALGTPQSENSPAYDAAHAIATMGSGRPAANALLNAMRRGLPSLNTLYDGLVAAIDGDLPEDARLLMEALAQTPVVQAYAATQPLQRVLTAGALDRSGRGMLHVRDFLNARLPRIASSAGINWQQFAGQLAEAYRHHDPLAAYGVYRDRIYQSLLTSPRRENLAVYLNNLAYMYATTDNHVDEGLTLARRAIALAGGRNSSYVDTLGWLYFRQGDLQQAHDTISSALNLYDGSTAGLEELYRHLGEVLDARGKHHSAAWMHIYADRIGQRAPWDRVF; this is encoded by the coding sequence ATGATGAAGTTTCTCCTGCGCCATCGCCCCCATTCCACAGCCTGGCTCCTGGCGGCACTTTTGCTCGCCGGTTGCGCCCATGATCTACAGCGGGGCGAAGAGGCCCTGCGCGCCGGTGACGCCGCCCGCGCCGAGCAAATCGCACGCGAGCAGCTCGACGAAGAGCCGTCCGACGCCCGCGCCAACCTGCTCCTGGCCGAGGCCCTGGAGGCCCAGGGCAACCATCAGCAGGCCCTGCGGCCGGCGACCCTGGCGGAGAACTCCGGGGAGTTCGGCGCGCGCGCCTCCACACTGGTTGCACGCATCAATGAAGCGCTCAACGAGCCGGCGGAGGCCGCGCTGGCGTACCTGCGCGCCCGCGAGCACGATGTTGCGGCGGTGGATGACGCGTCTTTGGCCGAGCTCCTGGAAGCCGGCATCACCCACGCCGAAGTTCGCCAGCAGGTGTCGACCCTCATCAGGCTGCGCGGCGCGTTGCGCGGCATCAACCCCGATCACCCCGCCGCTGCCCTGGAGCGCCTGCGCGCCGACGCTCTGGCCTACGCCGACGATCGAGTCGCGCGGCGCCAGTACGTCGATGCGGTCGAACTCCTTGAAAGTACGCTCGCCGAGGACCCCGACTTTGAGGCCGGTGCCGCCCAACTCGGCGAGCTCTACCTGAGGCTGGATCTTCCCGATGAGGCGCTGCGCGTCTGGCGCGACGCCGCCTCCCGCGCCCCCGACACCGAGGAACGCTCCCGTCGACTGGCCAGTTACGCCGATCGAGCCTCAGAGTTCGAGGCCTATACCGCCGCGATCGCTCTTTTTAACGACGCCATCGGGTTGCTCAACCCGCCCCACCCCGAGCTTGCTAGCCTCCATGCGCGCACAGCCCGGGCCTACGTAAGTGCCGAACAACCCGCGCGGGCTGAGGCTGCTCTGCGGGCCTCCATCGACAACCTCCCCGCTCCACCCACCGCCGCAGATTACACCCGTGTCGCGCGTCTGGCCGCCGACAACGGCGCCCCCCAGGTCGCCCTGAACCTTTTGCTCGACGCCTCGGAGTCCGTCGCGCTGGACTGGCCGATGACCGAACTTCTGGCCAACCTGCTGGCTGCCCGCGCGCGCCTCGATGAGGTTGAGACGCTCATCAACCGCTTCGTCGAGGACAACCCTCCGACCCACCTTGCGCTGGGACGCGCGGCCAGCTGGGCCCAGCAACGCAACAACCTCCCGCTGGCGCGCTCGCTCTATGAGCGCGCCCTTCAATTTGCCGAAACCCCCGATGACGCCAACCTCGCGCTGGGCATGGTGCTCATGGAACTCAAAGAGCGCGAGGCGATGCTGCAGGCCTTTATGGCCTACCTGCAGGCCGTCGATATGGAGACCTCCAGCGTCCTGCAGATCACGGCGCTGCTCACGCGCGAACGCTTTTTTGAAGAAGCCGAACGCCTGCTCAAACGCCTGGGAGGCCAGGCTCGTCAGGATATCCGCGTGGTTGAGGCGCTTGCCAGCCTCTACGCCACCTGGGGCCGCCCGGCGGACGCCGAGGCCACCTACGACGCCTGGATCGCCTCGCGCGGCAACAAGGAAGAGGATCTTCGTTTTGTCGCCGAGCGCTTCTGGCGTCTGGGCGATCCGGGACGCGCGCTGAGCTACTACGAGCGCTCCGCCGGCGCCGGCAACCACCGCTCCTGGCTCAATGCGGCCGACATCAACTTCGAGCAGGGCCGCTTCCCGGCGATGAGCACGAGCCTGGAGCGCTACATCGCCAACAGCCCCCCCGAGGAGCGTGAGAGCGCGCTGGCCGACGCCCTGATGCGCTACCGCCGCGCCAACCTCCCCGATCGCGTCGAATCCACGCTGCAGGCCCTCCTGGAGCAGGCCCCTGAGGACTGGCGCTGGGTCGAACAGCTTGCCGATCTCTATTTTGATACCGGCCGCGACGAACCCGCCATCGCCATACTGGCGCAGTTTATCGCCGTGACCGATATCCCGGCCCAGGCCTTTGAGGGCATTCTTGCGCGGCTGAGCGCGCGCCAGCGCGCCTCCGCCGCGCTCCCCCTGGCCCGCCAGATCTTCGGTGAACGCGACGACTACACCTCCAACCGGGTCTTCGGAGATGTCTACGACGCGATGTCGCGCGAGGCCTCCCCCGACGACGCCACCGAGCTGCGCCGGCGCGCCGCCCAGCATTACCGCCGCGCCCTGGAGCGAACTCAGGACACCCCCGAAGGCTGGAGCGAGCAGGCCGACGCCCTGCTGCGAGACTGGAGCAGGCAGGCCGACCGCTGGCGCCAGCGCCACTTCTTCGAGGTTGCCCGCCTGGCCTACGAACGGGCGATCGCGCAGGGCAACTCCCCAACCTCGGTGGCCATCCCCTACGCCGAGACTCTGCTTCAGCTCGGTGAGTTCGAGCGCGCCGAAGCGACTCTGGAGCAGCTCCATCGCGACCGATCCCGCAGCATCCGAGACGCGATCCGTATCGCCGAGTTGCTCATGAAGTTCGGGCGCTACGAGGCCGCCGAGCCCTACCTTAAGCTCCTCTTCGCCTCACCCGATGCCGACGCCAACCGTCAGGGCTTTACACTCCTGGCCACGATGTACCGCCAGCAAGACCGCCTCGATGAACTCAACCCGCTCATCGACAGCTACCTGGCCAAAGCCCCCAACACGCTGATCGCCCGCCAGCTGATCTTGAGCACGCTGGAGAGCGCCGGAATGTGGGATGAGGCCATCGACCAGCTCGAGCGCATCGCCTCCATGGCGCCGGGCGACCACACCTACCTCATCGCCCTCAACCACTTCCGCGCCGGCCGCACCGACAAGGCCAGCACGATGCTCACGCGCTGGGCATCCGAGAGCACGCAGACCGAGATGTGGCTCGCCGCCTCCGACTTCCTGGCAAACCACGGCGAGGTGCAACGCGCACTGACACTGCTCGACGAGGGCGTTCAACGCGCCCCCGGCGATCGCGCGCTGCGCCTTCAGCGCGCTACATTGCGTGCGCGCGCCGGGCACATCGACCCTGCGCTCGAAGACGCCAGCTACTGTTTGCAAGAGGCCGATGGCTGCCCCGAGGAGCTCCTCACCCGCTTTGCCGATGCGCTCAGCGCGGCGGGCCGCTTCGACCTGATCGCCCCCTTTGCGGACCAGCTCAGCTTCAACCAGCTTCACTTCGTCGGTCAGAGCCCCGGACACATTCACCCCACCCTGCTCTCCAGCGATCCGGCCCGGGTCCGTGCCTTCGCCGATAGCGTGAGCGGCCTGGGCGGGGGCGTCCACGAAATCGTCAGCCAGCTCGACGATGCCGGCTACTACGCGCTGGCCCAGGAGATGCTCGAAGACGAGCTCCAACAGGGTGACGCCACGACCGGCGCTGAGCTTCTGATCGCCCGCCAACTCGCCGTCACCCCGGGCGCAGCTGTGAACGATCTTCTGGTGACGCTGCGTCCGGTGATCGACCCGCTGGAGCGCAACAATGATTATTTCGTCGGCCCCGTCGGCGACACACTCATGCGCATGGGACGCCGCGATGAAGCGATCGTTTATCTGCGCGCCGCAGTCGATGCCGGCGACCTCAGCTACCTGGGTCAGCTCGCCCAGGCCCTGATCCTGGAGGGCCAGTTTGATGAGGGCATGGACCTCCTGATCCGCGCCGTCGAAGCCCCCATCGCCCCCACCGGGAACGCTGCCGATGCAGCGATGCGCCTGGAGCTCGCCGCACAACCCGAGCTCGCCAGACGCCTGCTTCAGGAGCTGTCCGCCCGGCCCACGACGACCGCGGAGGCCTTCCCGCTGAAGATCCACTACGACCTGGAGTATCACGGCGACGTCCACCAGGCGCTGAGCGACGTCAACACCCACCTCGACTGGATGCGCCAGCTTCGCGGGGCCGACTTCGGTAAAGCGTTGAGTTCCAACGCCATCGAAGACGCGATCATCGGAGCGCTGGAGACCATCGCCTCCCTGGGCTACATCGACGCCGTACTCCCCCACCTCGATACGTTGCCCGCGGAGCTTCGCGAATCGCCCAGACTCGGCCGCCTTCGGCTGCACGCCGCGATGCTTCGCGGCGACGACGAGGCCATCGACGCTGCCGTCAAGGCGCTGCTCGCCAGCGCCAACAACGCCCCGGAGGCGCGCCGCGAGATCACCCTTCAACTCCTGGCCTTCGGACACACCGCGCGCGCCAACGCCGTGCTCGCGCCCCTGACCGAGACCCGGGCCTCCGATCCGACCGACCTTGCGCTGCAGCTCGCGCTCCTCCGCGCTGAAAACGCCCCCGACGCCGCCATCACAGACGCCGCCGAGGCGCATATCAACGCCAGCGCCGACCGCCAGCTCGCCCGCACCCTGGTCAGCCAGCACCTGAGCAATCTGGCGCTCGACGACCTCGCGCTGGACATCGCCCGCCGCGGCGCGGCCAGAATTCCGGTTGCCTCCGAGCTTGGCCTGGCGCTCAACGCCGCGCTCATCGACGGCGACCTCGACACCCTTCACGCCCTTCTGCCACAGGCGATGCGCACCGCCGATGAGCCCGAGGCTGTCCTTGGCAACCTCTACCATCGCAGCCGCTTCAGCCCCGACATCCGGGTGCCCCTGGCCATCCTCGATCATCTTCAGGCCATTCACCCCGCGTCGATCAGCTGGGAGATCGAGCGCATCTACCTGCGTTTTCGCAATGGCGATGTGGACGAGGCGCGCGAGCGCATGCTGGCCATGGTCGAGCGCACCGAAGCCCACCCCTCGGTGGTGGACGCGCTGATTGCCATGCTGAGCAGCGAACGCCTCGATGTCGAGATCGCCCGCGTGCTCGCCGGCGAACTCAACATCGATACCCTGGGTCCCCTCCACCTGGGTGCCATCGCCGAGGCCGAGCTGGCCCTGGGATTTGAAGAGCGTGCTCGCCCCTGGCTTGAGCGCCTGGACGCGCTGGCCGGCAGTCCCTCAAACCGGGTGGCCATCGCTGCCAACCTCAACAAGCGCCGACGCTACGCCGCCGCCCTCCAGGCCCTGGGGACGCCTCAGAGCGAAAACTCCCCGGCCTACGACGCCGCACACGCCATCGCCACGATGGGATCCGGGCGGCCCGCAGCCAACGCCCTGCTCAACGCCATGCGCCGCGGCCTCCCCTCGCTCAACACGCTCTACGACGGGCTGGTCGCCGCCATCGACGGCGACCTCCCCGAAGACGCGCGCCTGCTAATGGAAGCCCTCGCCCAGACCCCGGTGGTCCAGGCCTACGCCGCAACCCAACCGCTGCAGCGTGTGCTCACCGCCGGCGCTCTCGACCGCAGCGGACGCGGCATGCTGCACGTGCGCGACTTCCTCAACGCCCGTCTCCCGCGCATCGCCAGCAGCGCCGGCATCAACTGGCAACAGTTCGCCGGTCAACTCGCCGAGGCCTACCGGCACCACGATCCCCTGGCCGCCTACGGCGTCTACCGCGACCGCATCTACCAGTCGCTACTGACCAGCCCGCGGCGCGAAAACCTGGCGGTCTACCTCAACAACCTGGCCTACATGTACGCCACCACCGACAACCATGTCGACGAGGGACTCACGCTTGCCAGGCGCGCCATCGCACTGGCCGGCGGCCGAAACTCCAGCTACGTCGACACCCTGGGCTGGCTCTACTTCCGCCAGGGCGACCTTCAGCAGGCCCACGACACCATCAGCAGCGCGCTCAACCTCTACGACGGCAGCACCGCCGGCCTCGAAGAGCTCTACCGCCACCTTGGCGAGGTCCTCGACGCCCGGGGCAAACACCACAGCGCGGCCTGGATGCATATCTACGCCGACCGCATCGGACAACGCGCCCCCTGGGATCGCGTGTTTTAA
- a CDS encoding rhodanese-like domain-containing protein codes for MSSTELQQRIVEGEDFVLIDILNPEDYQREHIPGAINIPVESLKERARKDLGKNQRIVVYGDSHDAEASTRAAKILEELGFRKVSDFDGGLDAWKNAGFLTEGSEAQIVGEVTRL; via the coding sequence ATGTCTAGCACGGAGCTTCAACAGCGTATCGTAGAAGGCGAAGACTTCGTACTGATCGACATTCTCAACCCCGAGGATTACCAGCGCGAGCACATCCCCGGCGCAATCAACATCCCTGTGGAGTCGCTCAAGGAACGCGCCCGCAAGGATCTTGGTAAGAATCAGCGCATCGTCGTCTACGGCGACAGTCACGACGCCGAAGCGTCCACCCGCGCGGCAAAAATCCTCGAGGAGCTCGGGTTCCGCAAGGTCTCCGACTTCGACGGTGGCCTGGACGCCTGGAAAAACGCAGGCTTCCTCACCGAGGGCAGCGAGGCTCAGATCGTCGGCGAAGTCACCCGCCTCTGA
- a CDS encoding PEGA domain-containing protein — protein sequence MRRWFGALVAVVALCVCAPLYAQGSEEALDTVREANGHYDAGEFSRALLKYRQAYDVLEDVRLLYRIGLSYENLGNYARARQTLLRYLELDKDSPVEGRVRAKIDQLRDLEENIQAYLVIDSVPAGATVYLNEYMGESEGQAPVTMPVGAGENVVTLVFPDRQRLQAVVEVGAGATVERIFQVGSAAPPRQSEELASTETTEVEVGQPEAPLVEGPAEDGSLAEESGPDAAEPEVAEATGEEDVIPMPGSERAMDRPVRLDRISVAPPWWANALAVTGFVGSALCGAGVYSGALSVGQAVGCGVVLTGAGFFLLGRDWSGHLPPASAAPGFAGADEGAATRALGVSFSGRF from the coding sequence ATGAGACGATGGTTCGGCGCGCTTGTGGCGGTGGTGGCCCTGTGTGTCTGCGCGCCGCTCTATGCGCAGGGGTCAGAAGAGGCGCTCGATACGGTGCGGGAGGCCAACGGTCATTACGATGCCGGAGAGTTCAGCCGCGCGCTGCTCAAGTACCGCCAGGCCTACGATGTGCTCGAGGATGTGCGCCTTCTCTACCGCATCGGCTTAAGCTACGAGAATCTTGGCAACTACGCCCGCGCCCGCCAGACCCTGTTGCGCTATCTGGAGCTCGATAAGGACAGCCCGGTCGAGGGGCGAGTGCGCGCCAAGATCGATCAGCTGCGTGATCTGGAGGAGAATATCCAGGCCTACCTGGTCATCGACTCGGTGCCGGCCGGCGCCACGGTCTACCTTAATGAGTATATGGGGGAGTCGGAGGGGCAGGCGCCGGTGACGATGCCGGTGGGAGCGGGAGAGAACGTTGTGACGCTGGTCTTCCCCGATCGGCAGCGCCTGCAGGCGGTGGTCGAGGTCGGGGCGGGCGCGACCGTCGAACGCATCTTTCAGGTCGGCAGCGCCGCACCTCCCCGCCAGAGTGAAGAACTTGCGAGCACGGAAACCACCGAGGTGGAGGTCGGCCAGCCCGAAGCGCCCCTGGTTGAGGGGCCCGCCGAAGATGGTTCTCTTGCGGAAGAGTCGGGCCCCGACGCAGCGGAGCCCGAGGTCGCGGAAGCCACCGGAGAGGAAGATGTGATTCCGATGCCCGGCTCCGAGCGAGCCATGGACCGCCCGGTGCGACTTGACCGGATCAGCGTCGCGCCGCCCTGGTGGGCCAACGCCCTTGCGGTGACGGGCTTTGTGGGAAGCGCGCTGTGCGGGGCCGGAGTGTACTCCGGGGCGCTCAGCGTCGGACAGGCCGTAGGGTGTGGGGTTGTCTTAACCGGTGCGGGCTTCTTTTTGCTCGGTCGGGACTGGAGCGGGCACCTGCCGCCGGCCTCCGCCGCTCCGGGGTTTGCAGGCGCTGATGAGGGCGCTGCGACCCGCGCTCTCGGCGTGAGCTTCAGCGGACGCTTCTAG
- a CDS encoding BamA/OMP85 family outer membrane protein has product MASVPSHRVALAGVVWLALCTGCATTSKSDYIVPGTTDLRISQVDLRGVEQVSESELRDGLATREDPGWRAAVPWLPLIGAERQYFNQFSWQRDRERIETFYQRRGYFGASIVSESIIENPQESTISVRVTIDEGEPTRIERIELEGLDASSELSRDALLKELPLNQGAIFTQDDYLTTRDALGRRLREAGYAYAAVSGRAFVDPESQKADVFFFIDAGPRSRFGEVHIFGLEDVEERYVREAITLEPGERYDPQRLNETQEDVYELGVFGLVTVLPAHEAREFTLEEADDRDRLEDLLEESNIPDDSDPQAGVDARPRPGVDAAIAPGDDGAANREDASQSSETSEDSPRERALGVSTLLESAQLEAERRSRLDPEVPVVVRLKEAKKYNLRVGAGLAVESARQDVRGLLNWSARNFLGGLRRLDHFNAAGYAWAPGLIPSADLVNRGAILSSELRFSQPQFIERRTNLRLIASVERDVREGFSVWNPALRVGLDRPIFRKLRLEASYNVAYYNYFNVEESLVDVSTTTLGLDFQTEFLLEYLEQSLILDMRNDVLDPTSGALVALTVQEAGGFAVGGEFDFIKPVLSAEGYVPFDLLGRSVLAMRTRLGSVYNIGRDTGVPIQNRLYSGGTDGMRSFGRQRLSLYTPSGEAVPVGGLTQFEWSVEPRVRLVPNLFSIGDVWGAIFVDAATILRGQLEFDTAANDQGTVSFSQLAPSLLYGLGTGVWWNTPVGPVRLDFAYTLSDTSQDPRFRRCADPSTQGTEACVFVPQDDDAIQELLVGYGFYLSIGHSF; this is encoded by the coding sequence ATGGCTTCTGTCCCATCCCATCGCGTCGCACTTGCGGGTGTCGTGTGGCTGGCGCTGTGTACCGGCTGCGCAACCACCTCCAAGAGCGACTACATCGTGCCGGGGACGACCGATCTACGCATCAGCCAGGTGGACTTGCGGGGCGTCGAACAGGTCTCCGAAAGCGAACTTCGCGACGGACTTGCCACGCGCGAAGATCCGGGCTGGCGGGCGGCCGTGCCCTGGCTCCCGCTCATCGGCGCCGAGCGCCAGTACTTCAACCAGTTTAGCTGGCAGCGCGACCGCGAACGCATCGAGACCTTCTACCAGCGTCGGGGATATTTCGGCGCAAGCATCGTCTCAGAGTCGATTATCGAGAACCCGCAGGAGAGCACGATCAGCGTGCGGGTGACCATCGACGAGGGCGAACCCACCCGCATTGAGCGCATTGAGCTTGAGGGACTGGATGCCTCATCGGAGCTCTCCCGCGACGCTCTGCTGAAGGAACTTCCGCTCAACCAGGGCGCGATCTTTACCCAGGATGACTACCTGACCACCCGCGATGCCCTGGGCCGCAGGCTGCGCGAGGCCGGCTACGCCTATGCCGCCGTCAGTGGGCGGGCCTTTGTCGACCCGGAATCGCAAAAGGCCGATGTCTTCTTCTTCATCGACGCCGGCCCCCGCTCCCGCTTCGGAGAGGTTCATATCTTCGGGCTGGAAGACGTCGAGGAGCGCTATGTGCGCGAAGCCATCACCCTGGAGCCCGGTGAGCGCTACGATCCGCAACGCCTCAACGAAACCCAGGAGGACGTCTACGAACTGGGCGTTTTCGGGCTGGTCACGGTGCTCCCGGCCCACGAAGCCCGCGAATTTACCCTGGAGGAAGCCGACGATCGCGACCGCCTGGAGGATCTTCTCGAAGAGAGCAACATTCCCGACGACAGCGACCCCCAGGCCGGCGTCGATGCCCGTCCTCGCCCCGGAGTTGATGCGGCCATCGCTCCCGGTGATGATGGCGCGGCGAATCGGGAGGACGCCTCGCAGAGCAGCGAAACTTCGGAGGATTCCCCGCGCGAGCGAGCGCTGGGCGTCAGTACCCTCTTGGAGAGCGCCCAGCTCGAAGCCGAGCGCCGCAGCCGCCTCGACCCGGAAGTCCCGGTGGTGGTTCGCCTTAAAGAGGCCAAAAAGTACAACCTGCGCGTGGGAGCGGGCCTGGCCGTGGAGAGCGCCCGGCAGGACGTGCGCGGGCTCCTCAACTGGTCGGCGCGTAACTTCCTGGGCGGCCTGCGACGCCTGGACCACTTCAATGCCGCGGGCTACGCCTGGGCTCCCGGGCTTATCCCCAGCGCCGATCTGGTCAACCGCGGGGCGATCCTCTCCAGCGAGCTGCGCTTCTCCCAGCCCCAGTTTATCGAGCGACGCACCAACCTGCGCCTGATCGCCAGCGTGGAGCGCGATGTACGCGAGGGCTTCTCGGTGTGGAACCCCGCGCTGAGAGTGGGGCTGGACCGTCCGATCTTCCGCAAGCTGCGTCTGGAGGCCTCCTACAACGTGGCCTACTACAACTACTTCAACGTCGAAGAGTCGCTCGTCGATGTCTCCACGACCACCCTGGGGCTGGACTTCCAGACGGAGTTTTTGCTCGAATACCTCGAGCAGTCGCTGATCTTAGACATGCGCAACGACGTGCTCGACCCGACCTCCGGCGCCCTGGTCGCCCTGACGGTTCAAGAAGCCGGCGGCTTCGCTGTGGGCGGTGAGTTCGACTTTATCAAGCCCGTACTCTCTGCGGAGGGCTACGTTCCTTTTGATCTTCTGGGCCGCTCGGTGCTCGCGATGCGCACCCGCCTGGGAAGCGTCTACAACATCGGTCGAGACACCGGCGTGCCGATTCAAAACCGCCTCTACAGCGGCGGTACCGATGGGATGCGCAGCTTCGGCCGACAGCGTCTCTCACTCTATACCCCCTCCGGAGAAGCCGTGCCGGTGGGCGGGCTGACCCAGTTTGAATGGTCGGTGGAGCCCCGGGTGCGCCTGGTGCCCAACCTCTTCTCGATCGGCGATGTGTGGGGCGCGATCTTTGTCGACGCGGCCACCATCCTCCGCGGTCAGCTCGAATTCGATACCGCCGCCAACGACCAGGGCACGGTGAGTTTTTCGCAGCTGGCCCCCTCCCTGCTCTACGGCCTGGGGACCGGTGTGTGGTGGAACACCCCGGTGGGCCCGGTGCGCCTGGACTTCGCGTACACCTTAAGCGACACCTCGCAGGACCCGCGCTTTCGGCGCTGCGCCGATCCTTCCACCCAGGGCACCGAGGCCTGTGTCTTTGTGCCTCAGGATGACGATGCCATCCAGGAGTTGCTCGTGGGCTACGGCTTCTACCTGAGCATCGGGCATTCCTTCTAA